Part of the Capsicum annuum cultivar UCD-10X-F1 chromosome 12, UCD10Xv1.1, whole genome shotgun sequence genome is shown below.
GAACTTAACATCCCCAAAAGATGTCCCTGCCAAGAAACCAAAGCGGTTTCCTAGGTGGAATAGTGAAAGAAAGAGACGGGATAGAAGCAACCAGTAGAGGAATTGCTCGACTCATCAGGCCGTCAGGGGATTACGTAAGGCGACTCATCGCCCATAAGACGACATTGTCCTAGGGATGCAATAAATTAAGCGATTTCTCTCCTCTTGCGCATAACTATCTGGTATCCAGAATATCAAGAAGTTTCTCTATTTCCGGGGCTCAAATTCAAGATAGGGTGAAAAAAATCTCATTCATCCCACCACACCATATTTAGGGATTCAAGTTCGTATTGGATCTCATGTTTTCTGTTGCACTCACTAAATAAGTTCTTTTCACCTCTCCCTCAACTTGATGCATAAAATTGTCAATTACGCACCTATACATATTGGTCCTACTTAAATATAGAGGCAAACGTTTATCCAAACTTTATATTTGTGTTAAAAAGTTCACTTATATCAAGAAGTTAGTAGGCAAAGGGTTGTGATCTAGATTGCATAAACTTAAATCTTGAATCCGCCACGGATAGAACTACCACTAACCATAAAAGAACATATCTATCACTCAAATGCACTATAGAAAACAAAAGTTGAAGGGAAGGAAAAGAGGAGAATAGAACTTACTCTACATTTGGAGGAAAATACTTAAGTTgaaattgattaatataggacttaACCATATCCCAAGAACGCAATGAAGATGTAACAAGCATAGAGTAGGCTTCTTCTAGCATTTGTGTAGGAGATTGATCTTTTTGCTTGTCTTGGACATTTTTCTGATCACCAGTTGCGTGAATAATTTCAGAGGAAATTGTGATGAGACAAAAAAGAACAAGTATACTTAGTGTTCTAAAAAATttcatgcttttttttttttgttattttattgtttaaCCCAAATTAGAAAAGATGAATTGGAGTATATATTACTTTTTGAAGGTGCAAATGGTTGATGTATTAATGAAGAAAATGAGTTTTTGTCGGTAAAAAGAGTGTGTGGAAGTAATGGAGATTCTACAAGAAAGGAAAATGTGGGGTTCAACTACTCACGTTCATACATTTGTCAAAAGTAAACTGTTTTCGTTTTACTTAGAGCATAAATTTGGTGCAGCGTAGGTTATTCATTTCTCAAGTAAAACTATAAAAATGAATGACCTGTTACAACAGGTAAAAATTATCTGATGGTGTAGAAAAAAACTACATCGATAATGcactaaacttaaattttttacttATACTATTCcttcgttttaaaaagaataacttacttttctttttagttcgtttaaaaaaaataaccttTTTCCCTTTTAACAACTTTTCACTTTTAACTTTTCACGTGACATGCTTAATATCACTAGATTGAAGtccattttggtatatttttcatatctttaatttaaaaccgcaaaatttaaaagtcttctttattttcgtAAATTCCATatcaagtcaaactaggtcattctttttaaaacggagggagtataatttaGGTTTAATTATACTGaacggaaaaggctcaaaaatacccgtgaactatctgaaataactcaaaaatacccctcgttagatttttgtctcaaaaatatccctccgttaaatatttggctcaaaaatacccctccctctaacgaaattcagaaaaggatcaaaaatacccctgaactatctgaaattggtcaaaaatactcctctcttaaatatttggctaaaataTACCCCTCCtcttaacaaaattaaattatttcgattgaattaaaccccaactttaactttttaaccctaatactttatttttttttacataaaagtatttttttaattttaaaaataagataatgaaaaaaaagtatttgaattataatataaattggctgaatttgatttaaaaaataaacatgcatttattctaaaaaagtattttcactttacatctttttaatctttaaagaaattaacgaaatataaattaaaaaaattaatgaaatataaattttcacataaagaaattaacgaaataaaaattaaatgatgaactgtatacaaattaatgaaataatcgaaataatttaattttgttaaatacccctctgttaaatatttggctcaaaaataccctttcccttaatgaaattaaattattccgattgaattaaaccctaacgttaactttttaatcctaatactttaattttttttacataaaaatattttttaaattttaaaataagataatgaaaaaaagtatttaaattataatataaattggttgaatttgatttagaaaataaacatacatttattacGAAAAGGTaatttcactttacatctttttaatctttaaagaaattaacgaaattaacgaaatataatttttcacttaaagaaattactgaaatataaattaaatgatgaaatttgtataaattaacaaaataatcgaaataatttaatttctgtaaatacccctctgttaaatatttggctcaaaaatattcctccccttaactaaattaaattatttcgattgaattaaaccctaactttaaatttttaactctaatactttaatttttttaaataaaagtatttttttaattttaaaaataagataatgtaaaaaagtatttgaattataatataaattggttgaatttgatttggaaaataaacatatatttattctaaaaaggtattttcactttatatctttttaatctttaaagggcagcctggtgcacaaaagctaccgctatgcgcggtgttcagggaagaaattaatgaaatataaattaacgaaatataaatttcacttaaagaaattaacgaaatataaattaaatgatgaactttatataaattaacgaaacaatcaaaataatttaattttgttaagggaggggtattttcgagccaaatatttaacagaggggtatttttgacccatttcagatagttcaggggtatttttgatcctttttcgaattCCATTAgatagaggggtatttttgagtcaaaaatctAACGAATGACATTTTTGAACTATTTCGGatagtttaggggtatttttaAGCCTTTTTCGTACACTAAAACATTCCTATActatcactttttttctttctttaaagcAATTCCACTAGAGTGCTAGTATTTCTTTTATAGCCTATTTGGGTTgttttttttcccaaaaataatttactttttttgaaaaaaaaaattaaaaaaaaggtatttgGTAAACTTGAAAAAGTGTTATGGGGAAGAAGCAAAAAATCtgtatttcaacaaaaaaaaaaaagcagaaccAGAAAACTACTctattttttatgacaaaaatatctCTATCACTTGTACACAACACAcacatctatctatctatctatctatctatctatctatctatctatctatatctatctatctatctatctctctctctctctctctctctctctctctctatatatatatatatatatatatatataagtattgtatatatatatacatatcttatCAGTTTGATTTCAGAATTGTATACTttatatttacatcataatttttttattttattattgatatatcattattttatttttcactcattttcttaataaaaattaaaaatatcattaattatgATAATCAAAGAATAtataactctttatttttattagtaaTGATAATAAATGACAAACGAATGATGTTGCAAGATCAAATGATATTTTGACAACACttgtaaattattttctcaaatatttaatttaaataaataattaaaatattataataaatatttttaaaaaatctctataaaataattttagtagtaaaagtctattgatacatgtcctttttggtcatttgtttCCGAAAAGCGCTTCTtaaaaaagattatccaaacgtAATCTATtatcaaaagtattttttaaatgaatttatcaaacacaaattGCTTTTTATTAAAAGTACTTTTCTAATAGCTTGTTTGGGataacttttttctaaaaaaagaagcatttttttaagaaaaagatactttttttttaaaagaagtgtGTTTGATATGCTtgcaaaagtgcttttaaaaagaaTCAAAAGCAGTTTTTTCTGCTTCtgggaaaaagtaaaaaatttctaCATTTCAAGAAAAGTAGAAACagaagtagaaaaatatttttttcatgacaAAAATATCTCTATCACTTACACAaacatatgtgtgtgtgtgtatgattttattttttactcatttttcttaaataaaattgaaaatatcattgatgatgatgattgaagTATATAtataactctttattttttttattattaatgataataaataacaGATGAATAACATTGCAAGATCAAATGATATTTTGACACCACTTGTAAATTTTTTCtcgaattttaattttaaataaataattcatgaaaagtgacatatttgttacAATATGGTGAAGTTTTTCATATGTAGTGATTTTATTTATGGAATaatttctaactttattttttttatgcttttaagtaatatttaaattatttaagtaatatattacTATCTAATATTTTTTACTGTATATAagtattgattgaaaattttatagtaagtacattttaattaaataaaaataatttttttattaaaaatattataatagatatttaaaataaagtttctctataaaataattttagtagtaaaagtctACCGATACATGTCTTTTTTGGTCATTTGACTCTCAAAAgcacttttcaaatgaatttatcaaacacaatttgtttatcaaaaacatttttcaaatgaatttaccaaacacaaattattttttttcaaaagcacttttctggaaagctattttataaaagtgtttctcaaataagcagttttctaacaataatctcaaatggGCTCTAACAAGCTATTTTGAGCCCGTTTGAAATTGTTGTTAGAAAACTGCTTATCCGAGAAGCATTTTAAGGGCCCGTTTGAGATTGCTGTCAGAAAACTGCTTATTTCACAATCAATGCTATTCCGTTTGAGATTGCTGTCAGAAAACTGCTTATTTCACaatcaattttataaaatagcttttctgaaaagtgatttaaaaaaaaaaattgtttgataaattcatttaaaaagtacttttgataaacagattgtgtttggataatctttttcaagatGTATTTTTTTGAGACAATGACCAATAAGGACATGTATCAATAGACTTTTTCTATTAAAATCAATctatagagaaaatttattttaaatatctattataatatttttaattaaaattttattgttaTATAATTTAAAAGTATGTACTCTAagattttcaatcaatatttatatacacaaattcattaaaaatatcaaataatgatatattacttaaataatttaaatattaattaaaaataacaaacaaaaatgaatatattaaatcactacatatgaaaaaattaagaacaaaaataattagtctttcatacatcataaaaattttcaacaatttcatccctaattttatTATGCAATGTCTCCATACTAGTAGAAAATCTGTCTTGTGATTTTGAAGGTGTACCTGAAGGTTCATCTCCTCTTCGATCTCTATGATGATGTCTTCGTTAACATAATAGTTAAAGTCTTTAATCGTAGAAGTGTGTTGTCATATGAAATTAAGTATATCCATAGTAGTTGTAACAAAATGAATTTGAGTGTCGAATTTAAAAGATGACATTGAGTGTAGGAGAACAAATCTATTTTTTCAAACTCCAAATGTTCTTTCAATTGTATGTATCAAACTGGAgtgaaagaaattgaaagtctcATTTGAATTTCTAAAGGTAGAATTACATCTGAAATTAGGGAGATGATAACACTCTCCTTTATATGGTCCTAAATAATCAATCATTGTTGGATAAGCTGAGTCCactaaataatatttatctacaccaatataaagaaaattatataaaaataacataatttaattataaaataatatattattttataataaaataatattttgactACGATCATTTTTTTCGTTTCTGTTGAtacctttctttttcttctagtaTCACtctcattgttattttttttccaacTTCAATTAATTTTACAAGACCATCAAAATTCACAAATTCTTCATTATTTATTGGAGTGTCAAACTCAAATGGTTGCTAAGATTGTAACCACCTACTCCTTGTATACCATCTGGTACACTCTAGATGATGGTGCCCACACATGTTCGCCACTAGCAACAATATCCTTAAAACATATCTTCATTTGAGTTcgatattgtaatttttttctgtaaatttttctacttttaaattttcttacaatgaaaagaagaaataagatatTTTACTAGTGACCGAAATAACATAATAACTTATCAAGCTTAagtgaataataaataataagattAGAAGTACCTTTATTTTGCTGTCCCACCATTCGGCACTCACTTGaataattttcttcttgctatTCCATTCTAAATCACCAACCAAAGTGTCCCATTCTTTTCAAGTGGTTTTAAGAGTATCCCATTTATTCTCCAATTTGAGTTTATTATGATGTTTTTTGGTTCTAGCATTAAACCTTgtcaccaagttagcccattcaATTTTGTTGAAGTGAGCACCGAGGTGATTTTCAGCAATAACTTCATCcacacataaatttaaaaataactctaTGTTTTCTACACACCATTTAGCCTTCTCAACATACTCGTTTCCTATGCATTAGAGATATATGATTAACAATAATAACATTAcacaaaatagtgaaataaaaatattattgtcaagataagaattaaaaaataaactaagagtTTCTTAAACAATGATATTATCACATTTCCTCTTATATGTATGCACATGAAAAATCTAGTTATATCATGAGAATTATTAAAAAAGGCATACCTTAAAGTGAAATAATCTTGATTCAAAAAGCAACTTATTAATAATAGAGATGACTTTATATTTTGGAGAGGAataaagtatatgtatatatgagaaATATTATCTGTATTTATAGATGAAGGAGAAAGTGTGCAGTATGACAGACTCGTTAAATAAATagaagacatgaagaaaagataaaaaaatatttaaagttagATTCTATCTGTTATTTGTTagcttattttttgatatttactGTGTTAAAAATATCTAAACTAGATTATAtctgttatttattatcttttcttttggatatatttttattGCGTCAATACTAAAATTAAGCAACCACATTCATATACGTACACTACATgataataagtttttaaaataagATTCTATATGCTATTTGTTATCtttatatatctatctatctatctctctctctctctctctctctctctctctctatatatatatatatatatatatatatatatatatatatatatatatatatgtatgtatgtatgtatatttttattgtgTCAAAATTTACTAAGAATAAACaatcatcatattcatatatgCATACTACATGGTAACAAATATGtcattttttatgaattatttatttaagatTAAATAATCGAGAAAAAATTTACAAGTACTGTCAAAATACCATTTAATCTCGTAACATGATTCATCTGTcatttgttattattaataataaaaaataaaaatttatatattattcagtcatcatcatcaatgatattttcaaattcatttaaagcaaatgagtgaaaataataataataataataataataataataataataataataataataatatatgaatcataaaaaatttaaagaattatgatgtaaatatgaagtataaaattttaaaatcaaacttgaatcaaacttataagatatgttaattaattgATAAGGGATGTAAGTGTgtgtgatagggatatttttgtcatgaaaaaaaatatttttctgctTTTACTTTTGCTTTTTTTAAAAGCAAAAATTTTCTGCTTATTCTCAGAAGCA
Proteins encoded:
- the LOC107851340 gene encoding uncharacterized protein LOC107851340, translating into MKFFRTLSILVLFCLITISSEIIHATGDQKNVQDKQKDQSPTQMLEEAYSMLVTSSLRSWDMVKSYINQFQLKYFPPNVDFRSKEDSKANGGAGERIMDATQKSFSKSKETVEGSAKSAAEAMEQKVHETAEKVKNTMSAGHKKTEKIKDIESSAHDEL